Proteins co-encoded in one Podospora pseudoanserina strain CBS 124.78 chromosome 7 map unlocalized CBS124.78p_7, whole genome shotgun sequence genomic window:
- the CYS17 gene encoding Cysteine synthase 1 (COG:E; EggNog:ENOG503NW4Y) — protein sequence MENDIRFVVYPTRGSGVRNWVDGIYVELERLQLQFLIVFFPSSLPQYSCLIGNHKPPRRCSAHAPPPSAPLRPPPAASPPPSPAPPSDYLINLSKSQGVAQGLAGAIGYTPLIRLNHLSSQTGCEILGKAEFMNPGGSIKDRAALYVVKDAEERGLLRPGGTVVEGTAGNTGIGLAHVCRSRGYKLVIYMPDTQSQGKIDLLRLLGAEVYPVPAVAFENPQNYNHQAKRHAERLDNAVWTNQFDNTANRRAHIETTGPEIWYQTGGKVDAFTCATGTGGTLAGITRYLKDKSNGKVKSFLADPPGSVLHSYLQSGGKLIERSGSSITEGIGQGRVTDNLAPDVELLDGSLHIGDEKSIEMVYRCLDEEGLYLGASSALNVVAAKEVAEKLGKGHTVVTVLCDGAYRYADRLFSKKWLENKNLLSAIPENLKKYIVLP from the exons ATGGAGAATGATATCAGATTTGTGGTATATCCGACAAGAGGTAGTGGTGTGAGGAACTGGGTTGATGGCATTTACGTTGAACTTGAAAGGCTTC AGCTTCAGTTTCTCATTGTTTTCTTCCCTTCAAGTCTTCCACAGTATAGTTGCCTCATTGGCAACCACAAACCACCGAGAAGATGTTCCGCCCAcgcccctccaccatccgcACCTTTgcgaccaccacccgccgcctcgccacccccctccccagcacccccctccgACTACCtaatcaacctctccaaatcccaagGCGTCGCCCAAGGGCTCGCTGGCGCAATCGGCtacacccccctcatccgcctgaaccacctctcctcccaaaccgGCTGCGAGATCCTCGGCAAAGCCGAGTTCATGAACCCGGGAGGCTCAATCAAGGACCGCGCAGCCCTCTACGTGGTCAAAGACGCCGAAGAAAGGggtctcctccgccccggCGGCACCGTGGTCGAAGGAACCGCAGGCAACACCGGCATCGGTCTCGCCCACGTCTGTCGGTCAAGAGGTTACAAGCTGGTCATCTACATGCCCGACACCCAGTCCCAGGGCAAGATCGATTTGTTGCGGTTGTTAGGAGCTGAGGTCTACCCCGTGCCTGCGGTCGCGTTTGAGAACCCACAAAACTACAACCACCAGGCAAAGAGGCATGCCGAGAGGTTGGACAACGCCGTTTGGACAAACCAGTTCGACAACACCGCCAACAGGAGGGCGCATATCGAGACGACGGGACCGGAAATTTGGTATCAGACTGGGGGCAAGGTCGATGCGTTTACTTGTGCGACTGGTACCGGCGGGACGTTGGCGGGGATTACGAGATATCTCAAAGACAAGTCCAACGGGAAAGTCAAGAGCTTTTTGGCTGACCCCCCTGGGAGTGTCCTCCACTCTTACCTGCAGTCGGGCGGAAAACTGATTGAGAGGTCTGGGTCGAGCATCACGGAGGGTATTGGACAGGGCAGAGTAACCGACAATCTCGCTCCTGATGTGGAGTTGCTGGATGGCAGTTTGCACATCGGTGATGAGAAGAGCATCGAGATGGTGTATAGGTgtttggatgaggagggcttgTATCTCGGTGCCAGCTCCGCGTTGAACGTGGTAGCAGCTAAGGAGGTTGCGGAGAAGCTTGGCAAGGGGCACACCGTAGTCACGGTTCTCTGCGATGGCGCATACAGATATGCCGACAGGTTGTTCTCCAAGAAGTGGCTTGAGAACAAGAACTTGCTGAGCGCGATCCCGGAGAATCTCAAGAAGTACATCGTCCTCCCATAA
- a CDS encoding uncharacterized protein (EggNog:ENOG503Q3YY; COG:S), producing the protein MTPPTPLPDETTSTKPSTPVLDSLSSSDSDSESDIDATSVKKPSSQQQQTEWLATSRTKRSTAGNRMKALLANETPLLITTTTSTDADADDLELLFAEDEDDAGFTPEAKDDASDVQMDSSSDEEDNDAANADEDEGEKELERQAREKRAAQRKRKTQEAIPAKFRKKVRIEPPGSSNAGSTVASPAPKPPRPKKKSERASWLPTLADMPTRASERSTTRMSKQQLHEKMVTDEIRRRKQIERMEKKAKLLEAMKKPPMTQAERLAEAAKVEKRNARSLNRWEEAEKQREEERLKKIAALNSRKLDGPVVTFWSGIQELSEGQGKHVGNLVSMEERAPRKKRQSAAAVLAAKEMGVGEEPGTPTTTPVEGEKMKVGGKEGEVKAEKVDAKMLAGTVPTETPNAGTTAAPVNSPAVPVATSTSATQGPVFAPTTEPPVSVPATQPPSTAPVSAPAAPPPTPLASPAPAVSAPASTPTPPAVAMPAPPPTVAAPAPVPALGTFQPPVPSPPPPPAQIPTAASAPPSGPVSAPPLPPTTSVSPPKGPAAPVLSMTPPTAPSMAPPPIPPPPEARPPTSGVLAAPILAPPPGPMLGAQMPMLGFPPSGGKSNVLALPNTSHTPSPLSMPLSAPAVPAPALPILSTPTMSAPVPPTVPKLNIPAPPIPSTPAQQKSAPAQTPVSATPVSATPISAAPVSATPTTAKQPDTPQSALPQSAATNPEPPAQDQQPQGKVTRSCIILQNFDDAAIKDKQIQNQILFGRKMNRLAKPAHPPLCVITNHPARYRDPKTGLHYYNSYAYKEIQRVSRGDYKWSSLLGSYVGRGWGEFAAKGVPERFTDPSRPSGIVAGGEKPEEVGVVEARLVPIEGAEPVVKMEGGGQQVVVVPAAAPVVMPSSPGPVVTPAGGGSAPAAPAGVVMNPPPCPRPPIVSPVVVDAAPAVPEVGMAADQNNHHQPVQTQ; encoded by the coding sequence ATgacccccccaacccccctccccgacgagaccacctccaccaaaccctccaccccagtCCTCGATTCTTTATCCTCATCAGACTCCGACTCCGAGTCCGACATCGACGCCACCTCCGTCAAGAAACCAtcctcccaacaacagcaaacagaATGGCTCGCCACCTCCCGCACCAAGCGCTCCACAGCCGGCAACCGCATGAAAGCCCTCCTCGCAAAcgaaacccccctcctcatcacaaccacaacctcgaccgatgccgacgccgacgacctCGAACTCTTGTTCGccgaagatgaagacgacgCTGGCTTCACCCCCGAAGCCAAAGACGACGCGTCCGACGTCCAAATGGATAGCTCCTCggacgaagaagacaacGATGCCGCCAacgccgacgaggacgaagGTGAGAAAGAGCTGGAGAGACAAGccagagaaaagagagcGGCTCAGCGGAAGAGGAAAACTCAAGAGGCTATCCCGGCCAAGTTCCGCAAAAAGGTTAGGATAGAGCCGCCGGGGAGCTCAAACGCGGGGAGCACGGTTGCCAGCCCggcgccgaagccgccgaggccgaagaagaagagtgagAGGGCTAGTTGGTTGCCTACGCTGGCGGATATGCCTACCAGAGCGTCGGAGcggtcgacgacgaggatgagcaagcagcagctgcatGAGAAGATGGTGACGGATGAGAttaggaggaggaagcagattgagaggatggagaagaaggccaagttgCTGGAGGCGATGAAGAAGCCGCCTATGACGcaggcggagaggttggctgaggcggccaaggtggagaagagaaaTGCGAGGAGTTTGAAtcggtgggaggaggcggagaagcagagggaggaggagaggctgaagaagattgcGGCGTTGAATAGTCGGAAGCTGGATGGACCGGTGGTGACTTTTTGGAGTGGGATTCAGGAATTGAGTGAGGGGCAGGGGAAGCATGTGGGGAACTTGGTGtcgatggaggagagggcgccgaggaagaagaggcagagtgcggcggcggtgttggctgcgaaggagatgggggttggtgaggagcCGgggacgccgacgacgacgccggtagagggggagaagatgaaggtgggtgggaaggagggggaggtcaaGGCTGAAAAGGTTGATGCGAAGATGTTGGCTGGCACTGTTCCAACAGAGACGCCAAACGCTGGGACGACAGCTGCTCCGGTGAATTCACCTGCTGTGCCGGTAGCGACATCAACATCGGCAACACAGGGGCCAGTCTTCGCTCCAACCACGGAACCACCAGTGTCTGTTCCAGCAACGCAACCACCATCTACTGCCCCAGTTTcggcaccagcagcacctcccccaaccccactgGCAAGCCCAGCACCGGCTGTCTCTGCTCCAGCTTCAACGCCCACACCTCCAGCAGTAGCAATGCccgcaccaccgccaaccgtcgcagcaccagcaccggtTCCTGCTTTGGGGACATTCCAACCGCCAgttccttcaccaccaccaccacccgctcaAATACCCACGGCTGCCTCGGCACCACCGTCAGGTCCAGTCTCTGCGCCTCCActtccaccaacaacctcagtATCACCACCCAAGGGGCCGGCAGCACCGGTACTATCAATGACACCTCCAACAGCCCCCTCAATGGCACCACCGccgataccaccaccaccagaggcGAGACCGCCCACATCAGGGGTTCTTGCTGCCCCTATTctcgcaccaccacctggcCCAATGCTTGGAGCCCAGATGCCAATGTTGGGGTTTCCTCCGTCAGGCGGGAAATCCAATGTCCTCGCTCTGCCCAATACATCACAtaccccatcaccactctCCATGCCGCTTTCTGCTCCGGCTGTTCCCGCACCAGCGCTGCCCATATTATCTACCCCAACTATGTCCGCCCCTGTACCACCAACTGTACCAAAACTGAACATTCCCGCTCCTCCTATTCCGTCAACTCCTGCTCAGCAGAAGTCGGCGCCAGCTCAGACGCCGGTATCAGCAACACCTGTCTCGGCGACACCAATATCAGCAGCCCCAGTCTcggcaaccccaacaacagccaaaCAGCCCGACACACCCCAATCAGCTCTCCCCCagtccgccgccaccaacccagAACCACCAGCTCAAGACCAGCAACCACAGGGCAAAGTCACCAGAAGCTGCATCATCCTCCAAAACTTTGACGacgccgccatcaaggacaagcAGATCCAGAACCAGATCTTGTTTGGTCGGAAGATGAACCGGCTGGCCAAGCCGGCGCACCCGCCGCTGTGTGTCATTACCAACCATCCTGCCCGATACCGAGACCCAAAGACGGGGTTGCATTACTATAATAGTTATGCGTACAAGGAGATTCAGAGGGTGAGCCGGGGGGATTACAAGTGGAGCTCGCTGCTGGGGAGTTatgtggggaggggatggggagagttTGCGGCGAAGGGGGTGCCGGAGAGGTTTACGGATCCGAGCAGGCCGAGCGGGattgttgctgggggggagaagccggaggaggtgggagtggtggaggcgaggttggtgccTATTGAGGGGGCGGAGccggtggtgaagatggagggaggggggcagcaggttgttgttgtgcctgctgctgctccggtTGTgatgccttcttctcctgggcCGGTTGTAACGCCtgcaggtggtggttctgCGCCCGCTGCTCCAGCTGGAGTGGTGAtgaaccctcctccttgtcctcgtcctccaatTGTGTCACCAGTAGTAGTTGATGCCGCTCCTGCTGTCCCGGAGGTGGGTATGGCTGCTGACCAgaataaccaccaccagcctgtGCAAACGCAGTAG
- a CDS encoding uncharacterized protein (EggNog:ENOG503P53C): MSTDKIDSLLQQYLFLLNEYTTLRTTLNNLQSSLYQHLARANFSAQPGVRHYGQDYYDERMQSTSHLDIIISSETNTPEFSLVRPPVTNDKPSEKPKPNDNTKEQPQTQDGPGSTQHANNSNPSSPHPPPKDEAGDGKARDEAESKRDDSQPTTTSKHKNSTNPLHWFGILTPLPLRLAQADAKTAVEDIIPKLATLSEQMKALEVEVRRERKKRAKAEKEESKQQKDQNRGRCGGISNYQLKRVK, from the coding sequence ATGTCTACCGACAAAAtcgactccctcctccaacaatacctcttcctcctcaacgaatacaccaccctccgcaccaccctcaacaacctccagtCATCCCTCTACCAGCACCTCGCCCGCGCCAACTTTTCCGCCCAACCCGGCGTGAGACACTACGGCCAAGACTACTACGATGAGCGAATGCAATCCACCTcccatctcgacatcatcatctcttcCGAAACCAACACACCCGAGTTCAGCCTTGTAAGACCACCAGTCACAAATGATAAACCATCAGAGAAGCCAAAACCCaacgacaacaccaaagaGCAACCCCAAACTCAGGACGGGCCAGGATCAACACAGCatgccaacaacagcaacccatcgtcaccacatccaccgcCCAAAGATGAAGCTGGTGATGGAAAGGCCAGAGACGAAGCAGAGTCAAAAAGGGATGACTCgcaaccaaccacaacatcaaaacACAAGaactccaccaaccccctccactgGTTTGGCATcctaacccccctccccctccgcctcgcCCAAGCAGACGCCAAAACCGCCGTCGAGGATATCATCCCCAAACTAGCAACCCTCAGCGAGCAGATGAAAGCCCTCGAAGTTGAAGTCAGAcgtgagagaaagaagagggccaaggccgagaaggaagagtccaaacaacaaaaagatcAAAACAGAGGCCGCTGTGGAGGTATAAGCAACTATCAACTTAAACGTGTAAAGTAA
- the cdc42 gene encoding GTPase Cdc42 (EggNog:ENOG503NUXM; COG:U): MVLGTIKCVVVGDGAVGKTCLLISYTTNKFPSEYVPTVFDNYAVTVMIGDEPYTLGLFDTAGQEDYDRLRPLSYPQTDVFLVCFSVTSPASFENVREKWFPEVHHHCPGVPCLIVGTQVDLRDDPSVQQKLAKQKMSPVSKADGERMAKDLGAVKYVECSALTQYKLKDVFDEAIVAALEPPTPKKSRHKCQIL, from the exons ATGGTTTTAGGAACCATCAA GTGCGTGGTCGTCGGTGACGGTGCTGTCGGAAAGACTTGTCTTCTGATCAGCTATACAACGAACAAGTTCCCCTCGGAATATGTCCCGACCGTCTTCGACAACTATGCCGTCACAGTCAT GATCGGAGATGAGCCGTACACATTGGGCCTGTTTGATACTGCCGGGCAAGAAGATTACGACCGCCTGCGTCCTCTCTCATATCCACAGACCGACGTCTTCTTGGTCTGCTTCAGCGTCACATCTCCGGCCTCGTTCGAAAACGTCCGCGAGAAGTGGTTCCCCGAAGtgcaccaccactgccccgGCGTTCCCTGCCTGATCGTCGGCACTCAGGTGGATTTGCGTGACGATCCTTCGGTCCAGCAGAAGCTGGCCAAGCAAAAGATGTCGCCCGTGTCAAAAGCCGACGGTGAGAGGATGGCGAAGGATCTTGGTGCTGTCAAATATGTCGAGTGCAGTGCCCTCACGCAGTACAAGTTGAAGGATGTCTTTGATGAG GCTATTGTTGCTGCCTTAgaaccacccacacccaagAAGAGCCGCCACAAGTGCCAGATTCTTTGA
- a CDS encoding uncharacterized protein (BUSCO:EOG09261CQG; EggNog:ENOG503NVRS; COG:J), whose protein sequence is MAATQDLADRTAAQKVYIDPASGKDDASADGTEAKPFQSLYHALITHLETIPAPTYLTLVKKEDAATSWEEPAKSALKKAVGRVDAYKKKLAKEKDAARKEEEERLQRLKNLEDSKKIVLKQDESLPKAERIKLSQKDEGLIGKRVKVFGRIHRIRVQKAATFLEIKDGYGKLQCILPAGDLTRNHDALLFAQETALAVYGLLKRVPEGAEAPDGRELHVDYFEVVGGAPSDLEAFSNKVSKDQDPWEASMLDNRHLVLRGDNASAVMKLREAIELAFVDSYREMEFTKVSPPAMVQTQVEGGSTLFGFPYYGEEAYLTQSSQLYLETVIQSLGNVYCIEKSFRAEKSLTRRHLSEYTHVEAEMDFIEFDDLLEHIEELICRVVDKVLANPTSAAYLKLLNPGFQKPSRPFMRMRYADAIDWLNAQEEPILNEEGKPHVFGDDIAEAAERKMTDIINRPIFLTHFPVEIKAFYMQKDPKDLRVTESVDVLMPGVGEIVGGSMRMFDYEELIQAYKKNDIGHEPYYWYTEQRKYGTSPHGGYGLGLERFIAWIANQHTVRTCSLYPRFMGRAKP, encoded by the exons ATGGCCGCGACCCAAGATCTCGCCGACCGCACCGCTGCCCAAAAGGTGTACATCGACCCCGCCTCGGGCAAAGACGACGCCTCGGCCGACGGCACCGAGGCCAAGCCGTTCCAGTCGCTGTATCacgccctcatcacccacctcgAGACCATCCCCGCGCCCACGTACCTGACGctcgtcaagaaggaggacgcTGCCACCTCGTGGGAGGAACCCGCCAAGTCTGCGCTCAAAAAGGCCGTCGGCCGCGTGGACGCgtacaagaagaagctggccaaggagaaggacgccgcgaggaaggaggaggaggagcggctgCAGAGGTTGAAGAACCTTGAGGACAGCAAGAAGATCGTCCTCAAGCAGGACGAGTCGCTCCCCAAGGCGGAGAGGATCAAGCTGAGCCAGAAGGACGAGGGGCtgattgggaagagggtcAAGGTGTTTGGGCGGATTCACAGGATTAGGGTGCAGAAGGCGGCGACGTTTCTGGAGATCAAGGACGGGTATGGGAAGCTGCAGTGTATCCTTCCTGCTGGGGATCTGACCAGGAACCATGATGCGCTGTTGTTTGCGCAGGAGACTGCGCTGGCGGTGTATgggctgttgaagagggTTCCCGAGGGGGCTGAGGCGCCGGATGGGAGGGAGCTGCACGTGGATTAttttgaggtggtgggtggtgcgCCGAGTGATTTGGAGGCGTTTAGCAACAAGGTTAGCAAGGATCAGGACCCGTGGGAGGCGAGCATGTTGGACAACAGGCATTTGGTGCTGAGGGGGGACAATGCGAGCGCGGTGAtgaagttgagggaggcgattGAGCTGGCGTTTGTGGATAGTTATAGGGAGATGGAGTTCACCAAGGTGTCGCCTCCTGCCATGGTCCAGACTcaggttgagggtggttcTACTCTTTTCGGGTTTCCCTACTATGGCGAGGAGGCTTACCTTACCCAGTCTTCTCAGCTGTACCTCGAGACTGTGATCCAGTCGCTCGGCAACGTCTACTGTATCGAGAAGTCTTTCAGAGCCGAGAAGTCGCTCACCCGCCGCCATCTGTCCGAGTACACGCacgtcgaggccgagatggacTTTATCGAATTTGACGACCTGCTCGAGCACATTGAGGAGCTGATTTGCCGCGTCGTCGACAAGGTGCTTGCCAACCCCACCTCTGCGGCCTACCTCAAGCTTCTCAACCCCGGCTTCCAGAAGCCGAGCAGGCCGTTTATGCGGATGAGGTACGCCGACGCGATCGACTGGCTCAACGCGCAGGAGGAGCCGATTCTCAacgaggagggcaagcccCACGTGTTTGGTGACGACATTGCCGAGGCTGCGGAGAGAAAGATGACGGACATTATCAACCGGCCCATCTTCTTGACGCATTTCCCTGTCGAAATCAAGGCGTTTTACATGCAGAAGGACCCCAAAGACTTGAGGGTGACGGAGTCGGTGGATGTGCTGATgccgggggtgggtgagattGTGGGCGggtcgatgaggatgttTGATTATGAGGAGTTGATTCAGGCGTATAAGAAGAATGATATTGGGCATGAGCCTTACTACTG GTACACGGAGCAGAGAAAGTACGGCACCAGCCCGCACGGTGGgtatgggttggggttggagcgGTTTATTGCTTGGATTGCGAACCAGCATACTGTGAGGACGTGCAGTTTGTATCCTAGATTTATGGGGCGTGCGAAGCCTTAG